ATCTCCCGTTTCAAGAGCTGCCAGCCCGGCGGAAGATGGTCTGAGTCACACCAAAAGCACAACTCGCATTCAAAGTAGGGTTTCCCGCGCATCATGTCAACCCACTTTGAATGGTCTTGTGTTTCACCCAGGAGAAAAGCATGCGCTTTAAACTGCTCGTTTCGTTTCTATCTCTGGTATTTGCACTACCCACCATAGCCGAGGAAGACAAACGACCCGAATTGCCCGGCAGCATATACGACAAACCCTATATCAAACGCATGGGCAGAAATGTAGCTATCGGCGGATATATTGACCACGAATTTGAATGGACAGAAGGAAAAGACAGCACCTTTGACCAGCACCGTTTCATCCCCTTCATCTTTTCGGAAATCACCGACCGAATTCACGTTTCGTGCGAAATCGAATTTGAACACGGTGGTCTCGTCAAAGGCGGCAGCAACACCGATGGCGAAATCAAACTCGAATTCGCCATCATGGACTTCACCTTTAAAGAAGCCTTCAACTATCGGGGCGGTGTCATACTCTCCCCTCTCGGGCGCTTCAACCTCCTGCACGACAGCCCGCTCAACGACCTTACCGAACGCCCCACCGTGAACCGTCAGATCATGCCATCCACCCTCTCAGAGGCGGGAATGGGCTTCTTTGGCACTTTTTATCCCTCTGAACTCTCTGTGGCAACTTATGAAATCTACCTCGTCAACGGATTCAACGAAAAAGTCAACTCCGGCGGCAAACTCCGCATTCGGAGCGGACGGGGCAGCCAAAAATCGGACAACAACCACGACAAAGCACTCGTCGGACGGTTCGGCTTCAGCCCGCGCCTGGGCATTGACCTCGGCGCATCTTTCCACACGGGCAAATACGACGATGCGGACAACAACCGCCTCTCCATCTTCGGTGCCGATGCGCAATTTACACAGGGACCCTTTGAACTTCAGGGCGAATACGGACAGGCCACCGCCGATGGATTTAACGGCGACCAGCGCGGTGCTTATGCACAGACCAACTTTCACTTTGGGCACGATCATTTCTTATCAGAATCCGTGTTCACAGCCATTGCGCGCTGGGACTGGGTCGATTTTGATACCTCGATAACTGGCGATTCGGAATACGGGATCACCTTGGGCGTGAACTTCCGCCCCGTTGAAGACACGGCTTTCAAGCTGGATTACAACACCACCTATAAAACGCCGGCAAATGGCGACAAAGGCGACGGCATTGGACGCCTCTTCTTTTCGATTGCATCGTATTTTTAAAAAAAGAAGTTAGAGAAAACAGTGATAAAAAATAAGTATGTATTTTGTATCATGGTCTGCCTCCTGTCGGGACTCGGATTCGCGCAAGGTCCCGATGGCCCAGAGGCTATCACTGTATATCTCACAGAAGAACAGGCTCTAAAAAAAGCCTTCCCAGATGCAGACACGCTCTGGAGCGAAGTCTGGACCCCAACCCCACAAGAACGCCAGCGCATTGAACGGCGGTTGGGGTGGCGCCTCGAAGAACCCGATTTCACGATTTTTCAGGCAAAAAAAAATGACCGACATCAGGGATACGCGATCATTGCGAATCAAATTGGCCTCTACAAACCCATCACCTTCATCGTCAAAGTCAAACCCGACCACCGCGTTGGCGGTGTATGGATTATGGTCTATCGAGAATCGCGAGGCGGTCAGGTCAAGCGCCAGCGATTCTTGACCCAATATACAAATAAAAATATCAATCATCACATTCGCCTCAACCGCGACATCATCGGCATCAGCGGTGCCACTCTCTCGGTACGCGCCTTAAATGCGGGCGTCAAGAGAGTTCTCACCGTCCTCGATGTCATTTACACGGAAAAAGAATCCCAATGAGTGCTACACCTGAAGCCTCCACGCGCAGGAGCAAAACCATCCCGCTTCACAAAGAACAGCCCAAAACGCGCAAAAAACGCGCCGAATTTTTCCGCAAACTCCATCGCTATGTCGGCATCGGCGCACTCATATTTTTATCACTCCTCGCCGTCTCGGGTTTTTTGCTCAATCACCCCGGCCTGCTCGGCGCGCCCTCTGAACGCACCCTCTCATTTGCGGTTGACCCCCGCGATCCCCAACACCTCTATCGCGGCACGCGCTCGGCTCTTTATTCCTCTGAAAACGGCGGCAAAACCTGGACCGAAGTCCCCATGCTCTTCGCGGCAGAACGCGCCGTGGACATCGCCTATGCACCCGACAACCCCGACCACATTTACGTCGTCCTCGAAGACCTGGGCCTCATTCGCTCAACCGACGGCGGCATCGTATGGGAACAAGTCGGCCTCGGATTTATGCCCCTTGCCGAAGGCGTTCGCCTCCAGCGCATTGGCATAGGCTCCACCCAAAACTTGAACCTGTGGACCTCAGGCGGTCTGCTTACCAGTTCCAACGGCGGAAAAACCTGGGCCTCTGTAGGCCAATCCGCAAAACCCGGACGCGACCTCTACACGATCATACACCAAATTCACACGGGTTATTTCTTCGCCGACTGGTTTG
This is a stretch of genomic DNA from Gemmatimonadota bacterium. It encodes these proteins:
- a CDS encoding FMN-binding protein; its protein translation is MIKNKYVFCIMVCLLSGLGFAQGPDGPEAITVYLTEEQALKKAFPDADTLWSEVWTPTPQERQRIERRLGWRLEEPDFTIFQAKKNDRHQGYAIIANQIGLYKPITFIVKVKPDHRVGGVWIMVYRESRGGQVKRQRFLTQYTNKNINHHIRLNRDIIGISGATLSVRALNAGVKRVLTVLDVIYTEKESQ
- a CDS encoding PepSY-associated TM helix domain-containing protein, with the translated sequence MSATPEASTRRSKTIPLHKEQPKTRKKRAEFFRKLHRYVGIGALIFLSLLAVSGFLLNHPGLLGAPSERTLSFAVDPRDPQHLYRGTRSALYSSENGGKTWTEVPMLFAAERAVDIAYAPDNPDHIYVVLEDLGLIRSTDGGIVWEQVGLGFMPLAEGVRLQRIGIGSTQNLNLWTSGGLLTSSNGGKTWASVGQSAKPGRDLYTIIHQIHTGYFFADWFVYLYDIAAWGLIGLSISGLIIWWRTRKRRLHRT